One stretch of Lacrimispora sphenoides DNA includes these proteins:
- a CDS encoding carbohydrate ABC transporter permease, which yields MKNNQMTPKRKKTFSQVMNTPKVAGYVFILPFIIGFLAFLAVPMIFSLGFSFTRYNILKSPVFIGLENYKAMFTADPKFWKVFGVTMYYVLFSVPLRLLMALLVAMLLVKSTKMSGFYRAVYYLPSIIGSSVAVAILWKRMFASDGVINAILGIFGLPSDIAWLGRADTAIWTLIILAVWQFGSSMLIFLSGLKQIPVSLYEAATVDGANGIQRFFKITIPMLTPTIFFNLINQLINGFMAFTQSYIITQGKPKDSTLFYTVYMYQNSFTYNKLGYGCAMAWFMVFVVGLLTLILFKTQKKWVYYESEG from the coding sequence ATGAAGAACAATCAAATGACCCCCAAAAGAAAAAAAACATTTTCCCAGGTAATGAACACACCGAAGGTTGCAGGATATGTATTTATCCTGCCCTTCATTATAGGCTTTCTTGCCTTTCTGGCTGTACCAATGATTTTTTCTTTAGGGTTTTCGTTTACCAGATACAATATTTTAAAATCACCGGTTTTTATAGGTCTGGAAAATTACAAGGCCATGTTTACAGCGGATCCAAAGTTTTGGAAGGTATTTGGCGTGACCATGTACTATGTTCTGTTTTCGGTTCCCCTCCGGCTTCTTATGGCTCTGCTTGTAGCCATGCTGCTTGTAAAAAGCACTAAAATGTCCGGTTTTTACAGGGCTGTTTATTATCTACCTTCCATCATTGGCTCCAGCGTGGCTGTGGCAATTCTATGGAAGCGGATGTTTGCCAGTGATGGTGTAATAAATGCAATATTAGGTATATTTGGACTGCCGTCCGACATTGCATGGCTGGGTAGAGCGGATACCGCTATCTGGACCCTGATTATCCTTGCTGTCTGGCAGTTTGGTTCTTCCATGCTCATATTTTTATCCGGGTTAAAACAGATTCCCGTAAGTCTTTATGAGGCGGCTACCGTAGATGGTGCAAATGGCATTCAGCGTTTCTTTAAGATCACGATTCCAATGCTGACACCAACGATTTTCTTTAACCTGATTAACCAGCTGATCAACGGCTTTATGGCATTTACCCAAAGCTATATTATTACTCAGGGAAAACCAAAGGACAGTACCCTGTTTTATACAGTATACATGTACCAGAATTCCTTTACGTATAATAAGCTGGGCTATGGCTGTGCAATGGCATGGTTCATGGTGTTTGTAGTAGGGCTTTTGACCCTGATACTTTTCAAGACACAGAAGAAATGGGTATATTATGAATCAGAAGGGTGA
- a CDS encoding ABC transporter substrate-binding protein — protein sequence MRKRLLATSLAALIAATSLAGCGSKTEKVDSGTTAAAATEASTTKADDGAKTASGDKVTLNICWWGNQTRNDVTKKAADLYMSKNPNVDIKVEFTDWGGYWDKLSAMAAGGNLPDIIQMDYSYLNQYQKSGQLANLSEFMSSGVIDTSKIPSSIIESGSIDGNCYALSLGSNAPMMVYDKAIVEKAGVTIPEQMTYDELYDISKTIYEKTGVKTAYDGWINMLQMTARANGSHIFDELMAGKEDSTKIHFANVEKFQKAEFSIAPDILVEKNPDNIETKPIVDETTWNDFPYSNQFISLSNAAGRELEVTMNPVLNKDTQNMYLKPSQFFSIAETSKNKEEAAKFLDWFTNSVECNEILMAERGIPVNTEVADAIKPKVDAVAQKVFDYVAKVSEIAVPIDAPDPAGKGEVEALTKSVVEAIRYGDTSADEAAASFVPEAKKILEEAAK from the coding sequence GTGAGAAAGAGATTACTAGCAACATCACTTGCTGCATTAATTGCAGCGACATCTTTAGCCGGTTGTGGTTCCAAGACAGAAAAAGTGGATTCCGGGACGACAGCGGCTGCTGCAACAGAGGCGTCAACTACAAAGGCAGATGACGGCGCAAAGACAGCATCAGGAGATAAGGTAACTTTAAACATTTGCTGGTGGGGCAATCAGACCAGAAATGACGTAACAAAAAAAGCAGCGGATTTATACATGAGTAAAAATCCAAATGTGGATATCAAGGTTGAGTTTACTGACTGGGGCGGTTACTGGGATAAGCTTTCTGCAATGGCAGCCGGCGGTAACTTACCGGATATCATCCAGATGGACTATTCCTACTTAAACCAGTACCAGAAGAGCGGACAGCTGGCTAATTTATCAGAATTCATGTCCTCAGGCGTTATTGATACTTCAAAGATTCCTTCAAGCATCATTGAGAGTGGTTCTATCGATGGAAACTGTTATGCTCTCAGCCTTGGAAGCAACGCTCCTATGATGGTTTATGATAAGGCCATTGTAGAAAAGGCAGGAGTGACCATTCCTGAGCAGATGACCTATGATGAATTATATGACATTTCCAAAACCATATACGAGAAAACAGGGGTAAAGACCGCTTATGACGGCTGGATCAATATGCTGCAGATGACAGCAAGAGCCAATGGTTCTCATATATTCGATGAGTTAATGGCAGGTAAGGAAGATTCTACGAAGATACATTTTGCCAATGTGGAGAAATTCCAAAAAGCAGAATTCTCCATCGCACCGGATATTCTTGTTGAGAAGAACCCGGATAACATTGAAACAAAACCGATTGTAGATGAGACCACATGGAATGACTTCCCATATTCCAATCAGTTTATCAGCCTTTCCAATGCAGCCGGAAGAGAGTTAGAAGTAACGATGAACCCGGTTCTGAACAAAGACACACAGAATATGTATTTAAAGCCAAGCCAGTTCTTCTCCATTGCTGAAACTTCCAAGAACAAAGAGGAGGCTGCAAAGTTTCTTGACTGGTTCACCAACAGCGTAGAATGTAATGAAATCCTTATGGCTGAAAGAGGAATCCCGGTTAATACTGAGGTAGCTGATGCAATTAAACCAAAGGTAGATGCAGTTGCACAGAAAGTATTTGACTATGTCGCAAAGGTTTCTGAGATTGCGGTACCGATTGATGCTCCAGATCCAGCAGGTAAGGGTGAAGTTGAGGCGTTGACCAAGAGCGTAGTAGAAGCAATCCGCTATGGTGATACATCCGCTGATGAAGCGGCAGCCAGCTTTGTACCTGAAGCGAAAAAGATTTTGGAAGAAGCAGCGAAATAG
- a CDS encoding sensor histidine kinase has translation MKRCTFWFNNLSLYKKILTIFLLALLAVCITFLISIRILTSRYNEELYRTNANSLNHVTTYLESEIQLIQSISYSMIGDPVLQDNLVFLAEKPYSNRRAQARQEIYQQLYSYVYRSKYIKSINIILTDGTNICMGSSDEILKFDLRELDKTTSDLKGQATWAPGIEPGNDTVCARQILKLKYLSLKKLAGLYITVNMERMIEDGLKSAGSLVENSNFILMSGDKRIYPATAFHDAYCAEIIADGKQQENAYLISTLDNKKEFIITSHVPYVGWDYIYFRDYDPLFYRIQLMSLQIIIFTVFIIFITATYVNLIFRHIFRHLDYLIEKIQKFGSGESLACDVKCYDYENRQDEIGQLHRSFDEMTHSVKVLRDENYDKQLLLRDSTIKMLQQQINPHFLYNTLDTINWMAQKYGAEDISVMVRSLGNLFRASIAGQKDIIPLEDELEVLDNYIRIQEIRFKDRLHFELKTPENITHIFVPKFCIQPLVENALKHAMEDTDEMCRIQVIIEEMENDYEIRVSNTGSRFESDLLEKIRHKEIKPQGSGVGLTNIHSRLKLLYGDHYGLKFYNERDMAVVMLSIPKEKEI, from the coding sequence ATGAAAAGATGTACGTTCTGGTTTAATAACCTGTCTTTATACAAAAAAATACTGACCATTTTTCTGTTGGCCCTGCTGGCAGTTTGCATTACCTTCCTGATCAGCATCAGGATTCTCACCTCCCGCTATAATGAGGAGCTGTACCGCACCAATGCCAACTCCTTAAATCATGTGACCACTTATCTGGAATCGGAAATACAGCTGATCCAGAGCATATCATACAGCATGATCGGTGACCCCGTTCTTCAGGATAATCTGGTGTTTTTAGCGGAGAAACCTTACAGCAACCGGCGTGCCCAGGCCCGCCAGGAAATTTATCAGCAGCTTTATTCCTATGTTTACCGCAGCAAATATATAAAATCCATTAATATTATCCTGACTGACGGAACGAATATCTGTATGGGAAGCTCTGACGAGATCCTTAAGTTCGACCTTAGGGAGCTTGATAAAACAACCAGCGACTTAAAGGGACAAGCCACTTGGGCTCCTGGCATAGAGCCGGGAAACGATACGGTATGCGCCAGGCAGATATTAAAGCTTAAATACTTAAGCTTAAAAAAGCTGGCCGGGCTATACATTACGGTTAACATGGAGCGAATGATTGAGGACGGCTTAAAAAGTGCCGGGAGCCTTGTGGAAAACTCTAATTTCATCCTGATGTCAGGGGATAAGAGGATTTACCCTGCAACTGCCTTCCACGACGCGTACTGCGCGGAAATCATTGCCGACGGCAAACAGCAGGAAAACGCCTATCTCATTTCCACACTGGACAATAAAAAGGAATTTATCATAACCAGTCATGTTCCCTATGTGGGCTGGGATTATATTTATTTCAGGGATTATGATCCGCTTTTTTACAGAATTCAGCTTATGAGTCTTCAGATCATTATATTTACCGTCTTCATCATATTTATCACCGCAACCTATGTCAACCTGATTTTCCGCCATATCTTCCGCCACCTGGATTATTTGATAGAGAAGATTCAAAAGTTCGGCAGCGGGGAGTCCCTGGCCTGTGATGTGAAATGCTATGATTATGAAAACCGACAGGACGAAATCGGCCAGCTTCACCGGAGTTTTGATGAAATGACCCACAGCGTAAAGGTCCTGCGGGATGAAAATTATGACAAGCAGCTTCTGCTTAGGGATTCCACCATTAAGATGCTCCAGCAGCAGATCAATCCTCACTTTTTATACAATACCCTGGATACGATCAACTGGATGGCGCAGAAATACGGAGCCGAAGATATCTCGGTTATGGTTCGTTCCCTTGGGAATTTATTCCGGGCCTCCATTGCCGGACAAAAAGATATCATCCCCCTTGAAGATGAACTGGAGGTGCTGGATAATTACATCCGCATTCAGGAAATTCGTTTTAAGGACAGGCTTCACTTTGAGCTTAAGACCCCGGAGAACATTACCCATATATTCGTTCCAAAGTTTTGTATTCAGCCCCTGGTTGAAAACGCTTTAAAACACGCCATGGAGGATACGGATGAAATGTGCAGAATACAGGTCATCATAGAGGAAATGGAGAACGATTATGAGATCCGGGTATCCAACACCGGTTCCCGGTTTGAATCGGACCTTTTAGAAAAGATCAGGCACAAAGAGATCAAACCCCAAGGCTCCGGTGTGGGCCTGACCAACATTCATTCCCGGTTAAAGCTCCTCTATGGAGATCATTATGGCCTGAAATTTTATAACGAAAGAGACATGGCAGTGGTTATGCTGTCTATTCCTAAGGAAAAGGAGATTTGA
- a CDS encoding response regulator transcription factor: MLRLMIVDDEQIIREALSQMIDYKSIGYELIATAKNGMEAYDIICDDYPDVVITDIRMPILNGLDLIERSIKSDSHITFILLSGYNDFEYAKQAMKYGVRYYLLKPTDKNELIESLVSIRKERLQEEESRKMQQQDFLRSLHFPLEQSFIMEALEHQDSFPAVFRKYQGLLSLPKNCIYACICSFVEESYIKSFICDVKKLLDASKVPLQFSIVYVKNTAVLIFPAFTLAIQERIESAITELRYPGQSVTFEAEFLHRDSSDKLFQEIIQKISRFERILLFSEGGDVHEIRNHIASPWMISRLENSITSAEDMVQAEELLDSVFMDSIPLSTARNLALGLFLQIGPEREKLPVDAACDFFRRLYSCDTVSGIRELLRVVLVRKDTACGTHKTGSNIALLKAYIREHLYSENLSLKWLAENYLFVSIGYLSKQFVKEEGMRFSDYLNKERMEEAIRLMTYYQNDNIKHIARQVGFGSNPQYFSQVFKRYTGYPPTEYIEKLKSKH, from the coding sequence ATGTTGAGACTGATGATTGTAGATGATGAACAGATTATAAGAGAGGCACTTTCCCAAATGATCGACTATAAATCCATCGGCTATGAACTCATCGCCACTGCAAAAAATGGAATGGAGGCATACGATATCATCTGTGACGATTATCCGGATGTGGTGATTACGGATATCCGAATGCCTATCTTAAACGGCTTGGACCTTATTGAACGTTCCATAAAATCAGATTCCCATATTACCTTTATTCTCCTTTCCGGGTACAATGATTTTGAATATGCCAAACAGGCCATGAAATACGGGGTTCGTTATTATCTTTTAAAGCCAACCGATAAAAATGAACTGATCGAATCTCTGGTTTCCATAAGGAAGGAACGACTTCAGGAGGAAGAAAGCAGAAAAATGCAGCAGCAGGATTTCTTAAGAAGCCTTCATTTTCCCCTGGAGCAGAGCTTTATTATGGAGGCCCTGGAGCACCAGGATTCCTTTCCGGCCGTATTCCGCAAATACCAGGGCCTTTTATCCCTTCCGAAGAACTGCATTTATGCCTGTATCTGTTCCTTTGTGGAAGAAAGCTATATAAAAAGCTTTATCTGTGATGTCAAAAAGCTTTTAGATGCTTCCAAGGTTCCCCTGCAGTTCTCCATTGTTTATGTAAAAAACACTGCGGTCCTCATATTCCCGGCTTTTACTCTGGCAATACAGGAACGGATCGAAAGTGCCATAACCGAACTTCGGTACCCCGGTCAGTCCGTTACTTTTGAGGCGGAATTCCTTCACAGAGATTCATCTGATAAGCTTTTTCAGGAAATCATACAGAAGATCTCCCGTTTTGAACGGATCCTTCTCTTCAGTGAAGGAGGAGATGTCCACGAAATCAGAAACCATATTGCATCCCCCTGGATGATCAGCAGGCTTGAGAACTCTATCACCTCTGCAGAGGATATGGTGCAGGCTGAGGAGCTCCTTGACTCCGTTTTTATGGACTCCATTCCTTTATCTACTGCCAGAAACCTTGCATTAGGATTATTCCTTCAGATAGGGCCGGAACGGGAAAAGTTACCTGTAGACGCTGCCTGTGACTTTTTCCGTCGTCTCTATTCCTGCGATACGGTATCCGGGATCCGGGAACTTCTTCGTGTGGTACTGGTCCGGAAAGACACCGCATGCGGAACTCATAAGACCGGCTCCAACATCGCCCTTTTAAAAGCCTACATCAGAGAACACTTATACTCTGAAAATCTCTCCTTAAAGTGGCTGGCTGAGAATTATCTTTTCGTAAGCATAGGATACTTAAGCAAGCAGTTCGTAAAGGAAGAGGGAATGCGTTTTTCCGATTACTTAAACAAGGAGCGGATGGAGGAAGCCATCCGGCTGATGACCTATTATCAGAATGATAACATAAAGCACATTGCCCGCCAGGTAGGATTCGGCAGCAATCCCCAGTACTTCAGTCAGGTATTCAAGCGGTATACCGGCTACCCGCCGACCGAATATATAGAAAAGCTAAAAAGCAAGCATTAA
- a CDS encoding glycoside hydrolase family 88/105 protein, with protein sequence MTNEQLLEKIHLVVEKLMNLGGYDYDKDKSVSSTDTKKGLIQRDFGIEEWDWPQGVGLYGLYKLQEFYGDSRYLPFFKRWYSGHQNKGLPSKNINTTAPFLPLSFLYEGLDNPEEFYDLCVQRADWLINDLPKTPDNGFQHVTSAIGDRDGVSLNNGQIWVDTLFMSVLFLNRMGYISGNTLCKDEALHQFLVHIKYLFDKQTGLFHHGFSFERMDNFGGIFWCRGNSWFTYGIMEYLDTCGDGLDKGMKAFLTDTFKSQASALLRLQSPSGLWNTVLTDDLSYGEVSGSAAIAAGLLRGVKAGILDGSYKAAADRAIEAICANISDDGTVLNVSAGTGIGMDSDHYKNIAIMPMAYGQALALTALCEALEKE encoded by the coding sequence ATGACAAACGAACAGCTACTTGAAAAAATCCATTTGGTTGTGGAGAAGCTGATGAATCTTGGAGGATATGACTATGATAAAGACAAGAGCGTCAGCAGTACTGATACAAAAAAAGGGCTTATCCAAAGAGATTTTGGCATAGAGGAGTGGGACTGGCCTCAGGGAGTCGGACTGTATGGCTTATATAAACTACAGGAATTTTACGGAGACAGCCGGTATCTCCCATTCTTTAAGAGATGGTACAGCGGCCACCAGAATAAGGGGCTTCCTTCTAAAAACATCAATACCACCGCTCCATTTCTACCCCTATCTTTTTTATACGAAGGCCTTGACAATCCAGAGGAATTTTACGATCTGTGCGTTCAGAGGGCGGACTGGCTCATCAACGACCTTCCAAAAACCCCGGACAATGGATTCCAGCATGTGACCAGCGCCATCGGAGACCGGGATGGTGTTAGTTTAAACAACGGGCAGATCTGGGTCGACACTCTGTTCATGTCCGTGCTTTTCTTAAACAGGATGGGATACATATCTGGGAACACCCTTTGTAAAGACGAAGCTCTTCATCAGTTCCTGGTCCATATCAAATATCTCTTTGATAAACAGACCGGCCTCTTCCACCACGGCTTCAGCTTTGAGCGCATGGATAACTTCGGTGGCATCTTCTGGTGCAGAGGGAACTCCTGGTTTACCTACGGGATCATGGAATATTTAGATACCTGCGGGGACGGCTTAGATAAAGGGATGAAGGCATTCCTGACTGACACCTTCAAATCCCAGGCCTCCGCCCTTTTACGCCTTCAGTCCCCATCAGGACTGTGGAACACTGTTCTAACCGATGATTTAAGCTACGGCGAAGTCTCCGGCTCTGCCGCCATTGCCGCCGGGCTTTTAAGAGGTGTGAAAGCAGGAATACTTGACGGCTCCTATAAGGCTGCGGCTGACCGGGCCATTGAAGCCATTTGCGCCAATATATCTGATGATGGAACTGTGTTAAATGTTTCGGCAGGAACCGGAATCGGCATGGATTCCGACCATTATAAGAACATCGCTATCATGCCCATGGCCTATGGACAGGCTCTTGCCCTGACCGCTCTGTGCGAAGCCCTGGAAAAGGAATGA
- a CDS encoding AraC family transcriptional regulator encodes MEKTIFSESMEGITIDEVVRDQEYSMTMKHFHDTYELYFLLEGERYYFIEKETYYVKIGDVVLVNREQVHKTSQAGSRRHDRILLQLSGRVLEPWLKQAGVSSLEKLFGDYYGVARLSQVEWEEMKGLLLGISEELIHRKERYEIMVRLKLSQILLMVYRSRKKTVLKEMPPTVQTAKHGKVHEVAEYLTLHCETGESLEELAEVFFISKSYLSRIFREVTGFSVNEYRNLARVRKAKELLANSGYSITEISEILGFESITYFERVFKKHTDVTPLKYRKDGGEA; translated from the coding sequence ATGGAAAAAACTATATTTTCGGAAAGTATGGAGGGAATCACCATTGATGAGGTGGTCCGGGACCAGGAATATTCCATGACAATGAAGCACTTTCATGATACCTACGAACTCTATTTTCTTCTGGAAGGGGAACGTTACTATTTCATTGAGAAAGAAACCTATTATGTGAAAATAGGGGATGTCGTTTTGGTAAACCGGGAACAAGTCCATAAGACGAGCCAGGCTGGAAGCAGGAGACATGACCGGATCCTTCTCCAGCTAAGCGGGAGAGTTCTGGAGCCATGGCTTAAGCAGGCAGGGGTCTCTTCCCTTGAGAAGCTGTTTGGAGATTATTATGGAGTGGCAAGGCTCTCCCAGGTGGAATGGGAAGAAATGAAGGGGCTGCTGCTGGGGATTTCAGAGGAACTGATTCACCGGAAAGAGCGGTATGAGATAATGGTAAGACTGAAGCTTTCCCAGATTTTACTGATGGTCTACCGCAGCAGGAAGAAGACTGTACTTAAGGAGATGCCTCCCACTGTTCAGACTGCAAAGCATGGAAAAGTGCATGAGGTGGCGGAATATTTAACACTTCACTGCGAGACAGGGGAGAGCTTAGAGGAACTGGCGGAGGTATTTTTTATCAGCAAATCCTATTTAAGCAGAATCTTCCGGGAGGTAACCGGGTTTTCTGTAAATGAATACAGAAACCTGGCCAGAGTGAGAAAGGCGAAAGAACTTCTGGCAAACAGCGGGTATTCTATTACGGAAATATCAGAAATTCTTGGATTTGAAAGTATTACCTATTTTGAGCGGGTATTCAAAAAGCATACGGATGTGACACCCTTAAAATACAGAAAGGATGGGGGAGAGGCCTAG
- a CDS encoding family 4 glycosyl hydrolase gives MKYANNKVSDINIAYIGGGSRGWAWTFMTDLSMDDSLSGTIRLYDIDETAAKNNEIIGNKLTNREDTTGKWNYVTASSLKEALTGCDFAVISILPGTFDEMDSDVHLPERLGIYQSVGDTAGPGGMVRALRTIPMFVTIAEAVKEYSPNAWIINYTNPMSLCVKTLYHVFPEIKAFGCCHEVFGTQKVLKGICEETFGFENVDRRDINVNVLGINHFTWFDQASYKGIDLFPIYRYYIDAHYEEGYNEPDKNWANNSFECAHRVKFDLFRRYGLIAAAGDRHLAEFMPGSDYLKDPETVKSWKFGLTTVAWRKEDLKNRLAKSHRLAGGEEEIELKASGEEGILLIKALCGLEKTVSNVNIPNSFLQIPNLPAEAVVETNALFSRDSIKPVVAGAIPENVLELIEPHVANHQRILKAALTHDRSLVYEAFLNDPLVKDRAGEEEIKKLADDMIENTLAYLPEGWK, from the coding sequence ATGAAATATGCAAACAACAAAGTCAGCGATATTAATATCGCCTATATCGGAGGCGGCTCCAGAGGCTGGGCCTGGACCTTTATGACGGATCTGTCCATGGACGATTCCTTAAGCGGAACGATCCGTTTATATGACATCGATGAGACAGCCGCAAAAAATAATGAAATCATCGGTAACAAACTGACAAACCGAGAAGATACCACTGGAAAATGGAATTATGTCACCGCCTCCTCCTTAAAGGAAGCTTTAACGGGCTGTGACTTTGCTGTCATCTCCATTCTCCCCGGAACCTTTGATGAGATGGATTCAGACGTCCATCTTCCTGAAAGGCTTGGCATCTACCAGTCCGTAGGTGATACCGCCGGTCCCGGAGGAATGGTCCGTGCTCTCCGCACCATCCCGATGTTTGTGACCATCGCAGAAGCCGTAAAAGAATATTCACCAAATGCCTGGATCATCAACTACACAAATCCAATGTCCCTTTGCGTAAAGACTCTTTACCACGTATTCCCTGAGATCAAGGCTTTCGGCTGCTGCCATGAAGTATTCGGCACCCAGAAGGTTTTAAAGGGAATCTGTGAAGAAACCTTTGGCTTTGAAAACGTTGACCGCCGGGACATCAATGTAAATGTTTTGGGAATCAATCATTTCACCTGGTTTGACCAGGCTTCCTACAAGGGAATCGACTTATTCCCTATATACCGTTATTATATTGACGCTCACTACGAGGAAGGCTACAACGAACCGGATAAGAACTGGGCTAACAACAGCTTTGAATGCGCTCACAGGGTAAAGTTTGATCTTTTCCGCCGCTATGGCCTGATCGCTGCTGCCGGTGACCGCCATCTTGCAGAATTCATGCCCGGAAGCGATTACTTAAAAGACCCGGAAACCGTAAAGAGCTGGAAATTCGGCCTCACTACCGTTGCCTGGAGAAAAGAGGATTTAAAGAACCGTTTAGCTAAGAGCCACCGTCTTGCAGGGGGCGAAGAGGAAATTGAACTGAAAGCATCCGGAGAAGAAGGAATCCTTCTCATCAAAGCTTTATGCGGACTTGAAAAAACCGTGAGCAATGTCAATATCCCAAATTCCTTCTTGCAAATTCCTAACCTGCCGGCAGAGGCCGTCGTTGAAACCAACGCCCTGTTCAGCCGGGACAGCATTAAACCGGTGGTAGCTGGCGCCATTCCGGAGAATGTCCTTGAACTGATCGAGCCACATGTTGCCAACCATCAGCGGATCCTTAAAGCCGCTCTCACTCATGACCGCTCCCTGGTATACGAAGCCTTCTTAAACGATCCCCTGGTAAAAGACCGTGCAGGAGAAGAAGAAATCAAAAAGCTGGCAGATGATATGATCGAAAATACCCTGGCTTATCTGCCGGAGGGCTGGAAATAA
- a CDS encoding metallophosphoesterase family protein produces MKILIVSDTHRKDESLHKIIAETESLDMLIHLGDSEGSEDKIAGWIPAGCELQMVLGNNDFFSDLDREREVVIGKYRALLTHGHYYNVSLGVERLEQEAADRGIDIAMYGHTHRPFYEVHNGITILNPGSLSYPRQEGRKPSYMIMEIDEQGEAHFTLKFLEK; encoded by the coding sequence ATGAAAATACTGATTGTCAGTGATACGCACCGCAAAGATGAGAGTTTACATAAGATCATTGCAGAAACCGAATCGCTGGACATGCTGATCCACCTGGGGGACTCGGAAGGCAGCGAAGACAAAATAGCGGGCTGGATTCCTGCAGGCTGTGAGCTTCAGATGGTTCTTGGCAACAATGATTTTTTCTCGGATTTGGACCGGGAGAGGGAAGTGGTAATAGGGAAGTACCGGGCTTTGCTGACCCATGGACATTATTATAATGTATCCCTTGGGGTTGAGCGCCTGGAGCAGGAAGCTGCGGATAGAGGAATTGATATTGCCATGTACGGTCATACCCACAGGCCTTTTTATGAGGTACATAACGGGATCACGATCTTAAACCCGGGCAGCCTTTCTTATCCCAGACAGGAAGGGAGAAAGCCATCCTACATGATTATGGAGATCGATGAGCAGGGGGAGGCACATTTTACCCTGAAATTTCTGGAGAAATAA
- the rdgB gene encoding RdgB/HAM1 family non-canonical purine NTP pyrophosphatase has translation MNDKKIVFATGNEGKMREIREILKDLGMEILSMKEAGASLDIVEDGATFGENAEIKARAVWKRTGGIVLADDSGLVVDCLNGEPGILSARYMGEDTSYEIKNQNILDRAAHAKGGDRSARFVCNIAAVLPDGTVLHTEESMEGLLADQPAGKEGFGYDPILYIPEFGVTSAQLTMEQKNKISHRGKALEAMKGRLKETFTGGRE, from the coding sequence ATGAACGATAAAAAGATCGTATTTGCTACAGGAAATGAAGGCAAAATGCGGGAGATCAGAGAGATCCTAAAAGACTTAGGAATGGAGATCCTCTCCATGAAAGAGGCCGGTGCAAGCCTTGATATTGTGGAAGATGGAGCTACTTTTGGGGAAAACGCTGAGATAAAGGCCAGGGCAGTGTGGAAAAGAACCGGAGGAATCGTGCTTGCAGATGATTCCGGCCTGGTTGTGGATTGCTTAAATGGAGAGCCTGGGATCCTTTCTGCCAGATATATGGGAGAAGACACATCCTATGAGATCAAAAATCAGAATATCCTCGACAGAGCTGCTCATGCTAAGGGCGGAGATAGAAGCGCCCGTTTTGTCTGCAATATCGCCGCAGTGCTCCCTGATGGAACGGTGCTCCATACGGAAGAATCCATGGAAGGGCTTTTGGCTGACCAGCCTGCCGGAAAGGAAGGCTTTGGCTATGATCCCATCCTCTATATACCGGAATTCGGCGTAACCAGCGCCCAGCTTACCATGGAACAGAAGAATAAGATCAGCCACCGCGGAAAGGCTCTGGAGGCCATGAAAGGTCGGCTTAAAGAAACTTTTACAGGAGGGAGAGAATAA